From the genome of Sphingobacterium kitahiroshimense, one region includes:
- a CDS encoding transglutaminase-like domain-containing protein translates to MLICRIQNLLKVLVVLVLAFSCQGSRSKLNWNYLEEKYSNNDLKLKAIRFLKQNIDSLYSEKLVFYDQNSGKIINIRLDTISSEKSLKEILTKRKLSYKWVKVRDVRLLNIKQIDTYIDEAFKIREKYVWSKNISDSLFIHYVLPYKIAAEFPTDWRKHFFSKFKQDLDSLNQIDGIDVQYVTRFLVKKMEKMYKYDSENYLSSPFPDVDELLYSSKGDCYRISYLYAYMLRAAGIPCVVDIVPLWGSKNSGHAEYSSLDSTGSLASNVATSHKAGLNRAAKVFRLTFDNNGFYSKDIHPHILNYQFLIPSLKFDNLIDVTDQHSETFDVNYSIKKINNQSPFAYICVYNYGKWVPVFWGKINNGNVIFPKMNSNIIYRVGLPDYKGIIFSDDLFFIDPKGKSHFIKQSHSTINNARLSKTNSGEFAFLDSSQVYELHKLSPRGTWLKVGNYATDKNRIITVPKIELDTFYSLFRIGQNNKYARPFLYSNNEQEWW, encoded by the coding sequence ATGTTGATTTGCAGAATTCAAAATCTTTTAAAAGTATTAGTTGTTTTAGTTTTAGCTTTTTCTTGTCAAGGATCACGAAGTAAGCTTAATTGGAATTATTTGGAAGAAAAATATAGTAATAATGATTTAAAGCTTAAAGCTATTAGATTTTTGAAGCAAAATATTGACTCTTTATATTCTGAGAAATTAGTTTTTTATGATCAAAATTCTGGTAAAATAATAAATATTAGATTGGATACAATTTCAAGTGAAAAGAGCCTTAAGGAGATCTTAACAAAAAGGAAATTGAGCTATAAATGGGTCAAGGTACGTGATGTTAGATTGTTGAATATTAAACAGATCGATACTTATATAGATGAAGCGTTCAAAATAAGAGAGAAATATGTTTGGAGCAAGAATATTTCTGATAGTTTATTTATTCATTATGTTTTGCCATATAAAATCGCAGCTGAATTCCCAACGGATTGGAGAAAACATTTTTTCTCAAAGTTTAAGCAAGATTTAGATTCTTTAAATCAAATTGATGGAATTGATGTTCAGTATGTTACTCGATTTTTAGTTAAAAAAATGGAGAAAATGTATAAGTATGATTCAGAAAATTATTTGTCTAGTCCATTTCCTGATGTAGATGAACTTTTATATTCTTCAAAAGGTGATTGTTATAGAATTTCATATCTATATGCATATATGTTGAGAGCAGCTGGTATTCCGTGTGTTGTTGATATCGTTCCGTTATGGGGAAGCAAAAATTCTGGTCATGCTGAGTATTCTAGCTTAGATTCTACTGGTTCATTGGCATCTAATGTAGCGACCTCTCATAAAGCTGGACTTAATAGAGCTGCTAAAGTTTTCAGACTAACATTTGATAACAATGGTTTTTATTCCAAAGATATTCATCCACATATTTTAAATTATCAGTTTTTAATCCCGAGTTTAAAATTTGATAATTTAATTGATGTAACCGATCAACATTCTGAAACTTTTGATGTAAACTATAGTATTAAAAAGATTAATAATCAAAGTCCATTTGCCTATATATGTGTTTATAATTATGGTAAGTGGGTACCGGTTTTTTGGGGTAAAATTAATAATGGAAATGTGATATTTCCAAAAATGAATTCTAATATTATTTATCGTGTAGGATTACCTGATTATAAAGGTATTATTTTTTCAGACGATTTATTTTTTATAGATCCAAAAGGTAAAAGCCATTTTATTAAGCAATCACATAGTACAATTAATAATGCGAGACTCTCAAAAACTAATTCTGGTGAATTTGCTTTTTTAGATTCTAGTCAAGTATATGAATTACATAAACTTTCTCCAAGAGGTACTTGGTTGAAGGTTGGAAATTATGCAACAGATAAAAATAGAATTATTACTGTCCCGAAGATTGAGTTAGATACTTTTTATTCACTTTTTAGAATTGGACAGAATAATAAGTATGCAAGACCTTTTCTATATTCTAATAATGAGCAGGAATGGTGGTAA
- a CDS encoding IS3 family transposase, whose protein sequence is MCRSQYYYVSKKDDSAVMAALDDLSSKHPVYGFRKLYAYLRREGKPWNHKKIYRVYKLLNMNKKRRVKRRLPVREKQPLEQQVSILIRYLYNSA, encoded by the coding sequence ATGTGCCGTTCACAATATTACTATGTTAGCAAGAAAGACGACAGTGCCGTGATGGCAGCATTAGATGATCTGTCCTCCAAACATCCTGTATATGGATTTCGAAAACTATATGCCTACTTGCGCAGAGAAGGTAAGCCCTGGAACCATAAGAAAATATACAGGGTATATAAGCTGCTCAATATGAATAAGAAGAGACGTGTCAAACGTCGGCTTCCTGTTCGGGAGAAACAACCTTTGGAACAACAGGTCAGCATTCTTATCCGTTATTTGTATAATTCTGCTTAA
- a CDS encoding transposase, translating to MKKTRFTETQIVRALKEGEEGRKTDDICRELEISKATFYNWKSRYGGMEASDVKRLKELEEENARLKKMFAELSMNHDILKEVITKKGWGSGNKNS from the coding sequence ATGAAAAAGACACGTTTTACAGAAACCCAGATTGTAAGAGCTCTCAAAGAGGGAGAAGAAGGTAGAAAGACGGATGATATCTGCCGGGAGCTTGAGATTAGCAAAGCCACCTTTTATAACTGGAAAAGCCGTTACGGTGGCATGGAAGCATCTGATGTCAAGCGCCTGAAGGAACTTGAAGAAGAAAATGCACGCCTGAAAAAGATGTTTGCCGAGCTGAGTATGAACCACGATATCCTAAAAGAAGTCATCACAAAAAAAGGTTGGGGCTCCGGCAACAAAAACAGTTAA
- a CDS encoding IS256 family transposase, with protein MKEKTPFDFERFKDEAMQGLYNGKSFSPNDGVLAPLMKHLLESMMDGELESHLQEDKASGNSNRRNGKTKKTVRGLNTGTFELESGRDRSGTFEPKVIPKRQLIITEQLEGHVLSMYAKGMSTRAISDFIREMYAMDISATEISRITESVMPAVNEWRSRPLEAVYPFVFLDCMHYKVRQNDTVESRAIYNILGVGMDGRKDLIGLYSSENEGAKFWLSVLTDLKQGGVEDILIACIDGLKGFPEAIEAIFPKTKVQLCIVHQIRSSMRYVTEKDKKALIKDLKPVYKAVNEEMGYENLIIFEEKWGKKYPIAAKSWLDNWTNLSTFFEYDEQVRKTIYTTNPIEGMHRQVLKITKTKGAFSSEQALMKLMYLIIKDISKKWTMPMHNWGLTISGLYIKFGDRLKLDRGF; from the coding sequence ATGAAAGAAAAGACCCCATTCGACTTTGAACGCTTCAAAGATGAAGCTATGCAAGGTCTTTATAACGGGAAGAGTTTTTCTCCCAACGACGGCGTTCTGGCGCCCCTAATGAAGCATTTACTAGAGTCTATGATGGATGGCGAGCTAGAGAGTCACCTTCAGGAAGATAAAGCCTCAGGTAATTCCAATCGTCGTAATGGTAAGACTAAAAAGACTGTCCGCGGTCTTAATACAGGTACTTTTGAACTGGAGTCTGGACGGGATAGATCCGGTACATTTGAGCCTAAGGTAATTCCCAAGCGTCAGCTCATTATTACAGAACAATTAGAAGGCCATGTCCTGAGTATGTATGCCAAAGGGATGAGCACACGTGCTATAAGTGATTTTATCCGTGAGATGTATGCTATGGATATTTCTGCAACCGAAATATCCCGTATCACAGAAAGTGTTATGCCTGCCGTTAATGAGTGGCGAAGTCGTCCGCTAGAGGCCGTCTATCCCTTTGTTTTCCTGGACTGCATGCATTATAAAGTCCGTCAGAACGACACGGTTGAATCTAGAGCTATTTATAATATATTAGGTGTAGGAATGGATGGACGTAAAGATCTGATAGGTCTTTATAGTTCAGAGAATGAGGGTGCGAAGTTTTGGCTATCTGTTCTTACAGACCTAAAACAGGGTGGTGTCGAAGACATTCTAATTGCCTGTATCGATGGTTTAAAAGGCTTTCCTGAAGCTATTGAAGCTATTTTCCCTAAAACTAAAGTTCAATTATGTATTGTCCACCAGATCAGATCAAGTATGCGCTATGTTACAGAAAAGGATAAAAAAGCTCTCATTAAAGACCTAAAGCCCGTTTATAAAGCTGTTAACGAAGAAATGGGTTATGAAAACTTAATTATCTTCGAAGAGAAATGGGGTAAGAAATATCCAATTGCTGCTAAATCCTGGTTGGATAATTGGACGAACTTATCTACTTTTTTCGAGTATGATGAGCAGGTCCGCAAGACTATTTACACCACTAATCCTATTGAAGGAATGCACCGTCAGGTCCTTAAAATTACGAAGACTAAAGGTGCATTCAGTTCTGAGCAGGCTCTTATGAAGTTGATGTACCTGATAATAAAGGACATCTCTAAAAAGTGGACAATGCCGATGCACAACTGGGGCTTGACGATATCCGGGCTTTACATTAAATTTGGAGATAGGCTCAAGCTGGATAGAGGCTTTTAG
- a CDS encoding DUF4372 domain-containing protein, whose product MININVFSPILSLVDRDIFKRLVSKYNSDKHQKGLTSWTHLVSMLFCHLSSSDSVRDISNGLRSTTGNMRHMGISRSSSKSSISYNE is encoded by the coding sequence ATGATAAATATAAATGTTTTTAGCCCGATTCTGTCTTTGGTAGATCGAGATATTTTCAAACGACTAGTATCTAAATATAATAGTGATAAGCATCAGAAAGGACTTACCAGTTGGACGCACTTAGTTAGCATGCTCTTCTGCCATTTATCCTCATCAGACTCAGTTCGTGATATCAGCAATGGGCTACGTAGCACTACTGGAAATATGAGGCACATGGGGATTTCCAGGTCGTCCAGTAAATCCAGTATCTCCTATAATGAATGA
- a CDS encoding IS4 family transposase, with translation MNEHRDYNLFRDLYFALISSLWAKDVNHRKELRILKRKVYLTDASVIPVCLSMFDCAVFRSNKGAAKLHTVLDYDGCLPVFMEVTDGKVHESKRANSFSFPKGSVVVVDRSYVDFQWMNVLDSKGCYFVTRSKVNMKYSVIKSYQSEAMLAGGIIKDQPITLDGAAAKRYGYKKLRLVHVLDSTTGDEYEFLTNNLQWKPTMVAMIYKQRWQIEIFFKHLKQCLKVTSFVGTSKNAVQIQIWTSLIGILLLKYIQKKVIYK, from the coding sequence ATGAATGAGCATAGAGACTATAACTTGTTCAGGGATCTTTATTTCGCCCTTATTTCCAGTCTATGGGCCAAAGATGTTAATCACCGTAAAGAATTACGAATCTTAAAGCGCAAGGTTTATCTGACGGATGCCAGTGTGATTCCCGTGTGCCTTTCGATGTTCGACTGCGCGGTATTCCGCAGTAATAAGGGTGCGGCCAAGTTGCATACAGTGTTGGACTACGATGGCTGTCTTCCTGTTTTTATGGAAGTTACCGACGGTAAGGTTCATGAGAGCAAAAGGGCAAACAGCTTTAGCTTTCCTAAAGGAAGTGTTGTTGTTGTGGACCGTAGTTATGTTGATTTTCAGTGGATGAACGTTTTGGACAGCAAGGGATGTTATTTTGTTACGCGAAGCAAGGTTAATATGAAATATAGCGTGATCAAGAGTTATCAGAGCGAGGCTATGTTAGCAGGTGGAATCATTAAAGATCAGCCAATTACATTGGATGGAGCTGCTGCAAAACGATATGGTTACAAAAAGCTCAGGCTTGTCCACGTTTTGGACAGCACAACCGGAGATGAATATGAATTTTTAACCAATAACCTGCAATGGAAGCCTACAATGGTTGCAATGATATATAAACAGCGGTGGCAGATCGAGATCTTTTTCAAACATCTCAAACAGTGCCTCAAAGTGACCAGTTTTGTTGGAACTTCAAAGAATGCGGTTCAGATACAGATATGGACCTCACTGATCGGAATACTTTTATTGAAATACATCCAAAAGAAGGTCATCTATAAATGA
- a CDS encoding endonuclease/exonuclease/phosphatase family protein translates to MKILQINIWQEGTMVPDGFPAIANEIIAKKADVVLFSEVRNYNNTDFVQRILAELKNKDAVYYGISSEPSLDVAFISKFSIKDQIPLYTEASKVGNVLKSKIQVAGRNFTFYAVHLDYTNYACYLPRGYDGVTWKKLDQPIVDVASIIEANIKGKRDEAIRDIILDADKESKSETIVVAGDFNEPSHLDWTSETKDLFDHRGAIVPWDCSVLLTKSGFVDSFREKYPNPVSHPGFTYPAYNKDVSIDKLAWAAQADDRDRIDYVYYRTNKPLKVSEVKIVGPSGTVKYGKKQDEDSQDEFMLPVEVWPTDHKALFVEFEF, encoded by the coding sequence TTGAAGATACTACAAATTAATATTTGGCAGGAAGGTACAATGGTTCCAGATGGCTTTCCAGCTATTGCAAATGAGATTATTGCTAAGAAAGCAGACGTAGTGTTGTTTAGTGAGGTAAGGAATTACAATAACACAGATTTTGTACAACGAATCCTGGCCGAATTAAAAAATAAAGATGCCGTGTATTATGGTATATCCAGTGAACCATCTTTAGATGTTGCTTTCATTTCTAAATTCTCCATTAAGGATCAAATACCCTTATATACTGAAGCCAGTAAGGTGGGTAATGTGTTAAAAAGTAAAATTCAAGTAGCAGGTAGAAATTTTACATTTTATGCTGTTCATTTGGATTATACTAACTATGCCTGTTATCTGCCTAGGGGGTATGATGGCGTTACCTGGAAAAAACTTGATCAGCCGATTGTAGATGTAGCGAGCATTATAGAAGCAAATATAAAAGGAAAGCGGGATGAAGCGATACGTGATATCATTCTAGATGCAGATAAAGAAAGTAAGAGTGAGACGATTGTAGTTGCCGGTGACTTCAATGAACCGTCTCATTTAGATTGGACTAGTGAAACAAAAGATTTGTTTGATCATAGAGGTGCAATAGTTCCATGGGATTGCTCTGTGCTATTGACCAAATCTGGCTTTGTGGATAGTTTTAGAGAAAAATATCCCAACCCAGTTAGTCATCCCGGTTTTACTTATCCAGCCTATAACAAGGATGTCTCCATTGATAAATTAGCTTGGGCGGCACAGGCAGATGACAGGGATCGTATTGATTATGTTTATTATAGAACAAATAAGCCTTTAAAAGTTTCTGAAGTTAAAATTGTTGGCCCTTCTGGAACAGTAAAGTATGGTAAAAAACAAGATGAGGATAGTCAGGATGAATTTATGCTACCTGTAGAAGTATGGCCCACTGATCATAAAGCTTTATTTGTCGAGTTTGAATTCTAA
- a CDS encoding SusD/RagB family nutrient-binding outer membrane lipoprotein, giving the protein MKLKLNIVGLLAMGVLATPIIFTSCSEDAMDSVNNNVNNPSDVQAKFILTDVITRTAFSNVGGDFNTYLSTYVEHEVGTDNQLWNAEHRENEPVRSSTFNNTWGNVYTTLKDARIVIEKCSEGGTQSGNYATLGMGQVMAAYNLALLTDLFGDAPYSEGFKPLEIRNPKLDKQEELYKQVNAYLDAAIVNLPKGDTHASGTVAGQDFLFGGNTGKWLKFAHGLKARYAMRLLKVTTDKTAALNAIIAHVDKSFANASEEAKFAQYNASNLNPLFDFQWSRDGLAASKSIGDKMLDRHDPRLNRNFMNADWEQVNDISLSSDSYKLLAPNGLNTQIKYYYLTSTFVYSQTAPTQLLSYHELLFLKAEAMQRLGQGTAAIEPILKNAVTAAIKNSENSVNAAFVAPTVNANGKIVETSADLTDADISDYFVNNVKPLFVANPLKEIANQKYLAFFGASGESTEMYNDIRRWKANGEELIELKNPGKFPLRLPYGNDDTTTNPYVQAAYGNGQYVYTENVWWAGGSR; this is encoded by the coding sequence ATGAAATTAAAATTAAATATAGTAGGATTATTAGCAATGGGTGTTTTAGCTACTCCGATAATCTTTACTTCTTGTTCAGAGGATGCAATGGACAGCGTTAATAATAATGTTAATAATCCAAGCGATGTTCAGGCTAAATTTATTTTAACTGACGTTATTACACGTACTGCTTTTTCAAATGTAGGTGGCGATTTCAATACATATTTGTCGACTTATGTGGAACATGAGGTTGGTACAGATAACCAATTATGGAACGCAGAACATCGTGAAAACGAACCTGTGAGATCATCTACTTTCAATAATACATGGGGCAACGTTTATACAACGTTGAAAGATGCGCGTATTGTGATTGAAAAATGTTCTGAAGGTGGAACGCAGTCAGGAAACTATGCAACATTAGGTATGGGACAAGTAATGGCAGCGTATAACTTAGCATTGCTGACGGATTTATTTGGAGATGCTCCTTATTCAGAAGGATTCAAACCTTTAGAAATCCGTAATCCAAAATTGGATAAACAAGAAGAATTGTACAAACAAGTCAATGCTTATTTGGATGCAGCAATTGTAAATTTACCCAAAGGTGATACTCACGCATCAGGTACTGTTGCAGGTCAAGACTTTTTATTTGGCGGTAATACTGGTAAATGGTTAAAATTTGCTCACGGTTTAAAGGCCCGTTATGCAATGCGTTTATTAAAAGTTACTACTGATAAAACTGCGGCTTTAAATGCTATTATTGCTCATGTAGATAAATCTTTTGCTAATGCAAGCGAGGAAGCTAAATTTGCTCAGTATAATGCATCAAATCTAAACCCATTATTTGACTTTCAATGGTCAAGAGATGGTCTAGCTGCGAGTAAAAGTATTGGTGACAAAATGTTAGATCGACATGATCCACGTTTAAATCGTAATTTTATGAATGCAGATTGGGAGCAGGTTAATGATATTTCACTTTCAAGTGATTCATATAAATTACTAGCACCAAACGGCTTAAATACACAGATTAAATATTATTATTTGACGTCGACATTTGTATATTCTCAAACTGCACCTACTCAATTGTTGAGTTACCACGAGTTATTATTTTTGAAAGCAGAAGCTATGCAACGTTTAGGTCAGGGAACAGCTGCTATTGAGCCGATCTTGAAGAATGCAGTTACTGCGGCAATTAAAAATTCAGAAAATTCTGTAAATGCCGCATTTGTCGCACCTACGGTTAATGCTAATGGTAAAATTGTTGAAACATCTGCAGATTTAACAGATGCTGATATTTCAGATTATTTTGTTAATAACGTTAAACCATTATTTGTTGCTAATCCATTAAAAGAAATTGCTAACCAAAAATATTTAGCATTCTTTGGAGCATCTGGTGAGTCTACTGAAATGTACAACGACATCCGTCGTTGGAAAGCTAATGGTGAAGAGTTGATCGAGTTGAAAAACCCAGGTAAATTCCCATTACGTTTACCATACGGTAATGACGATACAACAACAAACCCTTATGTTCAGGCTGCATATGGTAATGGACAATATGTCTATACTGAAAATGTATGGTGGGCTGGTGGTTCTAGATAG
- a CDS encoding SusC/RagA family TonB-linked outer membrane protein, giving the protein MKQTLLSFLVGGMILSSVAFAQEKKISGRVTSTTGQAVPGVTVVVKGTNQATQTDANGNYSLSVPAGKVVLFRSIGFGEKTIIVNNNTSVFNISLEDNANAIEEVVVTGMGQTRQKRSLSYATQELKGSKLTEAANSNLATALQGKVSGVQVTPSSGMPGASANITIRGARSFTGNNSPLYVVDGLPISSTSDVSTGNGVTGSDYSSRGLDIDPNDIESINILKGQAASALYGMRASNGVILITTKSGKGKQGKPQISYNSNVSFDKVSVLPDFQTTYAQGVNGKYGEKSGNLSSMSWGPKIPDLALDPIYGGSTDNAYTKQYGKQAGKYYVQQRANAGLDPWATPQSYNNAEDFFNVGNTFNNSFNIVQGFDKGSYALSLGSTNADGIVPSTGMDRYTAKLSGEAKLSEKWTTGFTGNYVNSRITKQTGANNGIMATVYGAPASYDLAGIPSYYLDNPTKQNTYRGTTGFDGPYWATENNKFSEDTQRFFGNGFGQYATDLGNNQKLTLKYQAGVDSYTSNYTDLWGYGHANGKGEVENYHFSVTEWNSLGTAAYNWKINDDLVLDAMVGNEIVNRVRRRDYAFGQNFNFPGWDNINNAATVTAEQTLRHTRTFGTFGSLALAYKNMLFLNATGRNDIVSSMPRNNRSFFYPSVSAGFVFTELESLKSSVLTMGKIRASFAEVGQAGDYYESYYDKPTYGGGFSSGTPILYPVNGVTSYTTYPVVYDPALKPQNTQAYELGTDLTFWNGLINMNYTFSRQNVKDQIFEVPLAASTGYSSLVTNGGKIHTNVHELTLAVAPYRSGDFKWDFAFNFTKIDNYVDDLKEGVNSIFMGGFVEPQVRAGIGYKFPVIYGVSYLRNDAGQIVVDENGLPQAGEEKVIGNVSPDFNLGFNTNFEYKKVRLSAVLDWKQGGQMYHGTSGLLNVYGVSQQSADLRNGDGFLFELPAVKANGEVNDIMIDAHPTFDNEGIVNNTSTYDYFNRLSNISEASVRGTSFVKLREVAVGYPVYQNSKIKVDVNAFARNIILWSELKGFDPEVSQGNTNMSGAFERFSLPGTSSYGLGVNIKF; this is encoded by the coding sequence ATGAAACAAACATTACTTAGTTTTCTCGTTGGGGGGATGATTCTATCATCAGTAGCATTCGCTCAAGAGAAGAAGATTAGTGGACGTGTTACATCAACAACTGGGCAAGCGGTACCAGGAGTTACTGTTGTTGTGAAAGGAACTAATCAAGCTACCCAAACCGATGCAAATGGTAACTATTCATTGAGTGTACCAGCAGGTAAGGTAGTTTTATTTCGCTCGATAGGTTTTGGCGAAAAAACAATTATTGTCAACAACAATACTTCAGTTTTTAATATCTCATTAGAAGATAATGCGAATGCGATAGAGGAAGTTGTTGTTACAGGAATGGGCCAAACGCGTCAGAAAAGATCTTTAAGTTATGCTACGCAAGAGCTTAAGGGAAGTAAATTGACAGAAGCGGCGAATAGTAATTTAGCAACAGCATTGCAGGGAAAAGTATCTGGTGTACAGGTAACTCCTTCTTCAGGTATGCCGGGGGCGTCTGCTAATATCACGATCCGTGGCGCACGTTCATTTACAGGAAATAATTCTCCATTATATGTAGTCGATGGATTGCCAATCTCTTCTACTTCCGATGTTTCTACTGGAAATGGTGTGACGGGTTCAGATTATTCTTCTAGAGGTTTGGATATCGATCCTAACGATATTGAGAGTATCAACATCTTGAAAGGACAGGCTGCCTCAGCTCTATACGGTATGCGTGCTTCTAACGGTGTCATCTTGATCACGACGAAAAGTGGTAAAGGAAAGCAAGGTAAACCACAGATTTCTTATAACTCAAACGTATCATTTGATAAAGTTTCAGTTCTACCAGACTTTCAGACAACTTATGCACAGGGTGTAAATGGTAAGTATGGAGAAAAAAGTGGTAATTTATCTTCTATGTCTTGGGGACCAAAAATTCCTGATTTAGCATTAGACCCTATTTATGGAGGTAGTACTGATAATGCTTATACTAAGCAATATGGTAAACAAGCAGGTAAATATTACGTGCAACAACGTGCTAATGCAGGCTTAGATCCTTGGGCTACTCCGCAATCTTATAATAATGCTGAAGATTTCTTTAACGTAGGTAATACGTTTAATAATTCATTCAATATTGTGCAAGGTTTTGATAAAGGAAGTTATGCTTTATCTTTAGGATCGACTAATGCAGATGGTATCGTACCATCTACAGGTATGGATCGCTATACTGCAAAATTATCGGGTGAAGCTAAATTGTCAGAAAAATGGACAACTGGTTTTACAGGTAATTATGTGAATTCAAGGATTACAAAACAGACTGGCGCGAATAATGGTATCATGGCAACTGTATATGGTGCACCAGCTTCTTATGATTTAGCGGGTATTCCATCATATTATTTAGATAATCCCACAAAACAAAATACTTATCGAGGAACAACTGGTTTTGATGGTCCTTATTGGGCTACTGAAAACAATAAATTTTCTGAAGATACACAGCGTTTTTTTGGTAATGGATTTGGTCAGTACGCGACAGATTTAGGTAACAATCAAAAATTAACATTGAAATACCAAGCAGGAGTTGACTCGTACACTTCAAACTATACTGATTTATGGGGATATGGTCATGCTAATGGTAAAGGAGAGGTAGAAAACTACCACTTTTCTGTAACCGAATGGAATTCATTAGGTACTGCTGCTTACAATTGGAAAATCAATGATGATTTGGTATTAGATGCGATGGTCGGTAATGAAATTGTTAACCGTGTCCGTAGAAGAGACTATGCTTTTGGTCAAAATTTCAACTTTCCTGGATGGGATAATATTAACAATGCAGCTACAGTTACTGCAGAGCAAACATTACGTCATACCCGTACTTTTGGTACCTTCGGTAGCTTAGCCTTAGCCTATAAAAACATGTTGTTTTTAAATGCAACAGGTCGTAACGATATCGTTTCTTCGATGCCTCGTAACAACCGTTCATTCTTTTACCCATCCGTTTCAGCAGGTTTTGTATTTACGGAATTGGAAAGTCTGAAAAGTTCAGTCTTAACAATGGGTAAGATTAGAGCTTCGTTTGCCGAAGTAGGGCAGGCAGGAGACTACTATGAAAGTTATTATGATAAGCCTACATATGGAGGTGGATTCTCTTCAGGTACACCAATTTTATACCCTGTTAATGGCGTTACTTCATATACTACTTATCCAGTTGTTTACGATCCAGCCTTGAAGCCGCAGAATACGCAAGCATATGAACTTGGTACTGATTTGACATTCTGGAATGGATTGATCAATATGAACTATACTTTCTCTCGTCAAAACGTGAAAGATCAAATTTTTGAAGTGCCATTGGCCGCTTCTACAGGTTATTCAAGTTTAGTGACGAATGGTGGTAAAATTCATACCAATGTACATGAATTAACATTGGCTGTTGCTCCATATCGTTCAGGTGATTTTAAATGGGATTTTGCATTCAACTTTACTAAAATTGATAATTACGTAGATGATTTGAAAGAAGGTGTAAACAGCATTTTCATGGGAGGCTTTGTTGAGCCACAAGTACGTGCAGGTATTGGTTACAAATTCCCAGTGATCTATGGAGTGTCTTACTTAAGAAACGATGCAGGACAGATTGTTGTTGATGAAAATGGTTTACCACAAGCTGGTGAAGAAAAGGTAATTGGAAATGTATCTCCAGACTTTAATTTAGGCTTCAATACCAATTTCGAGTACAAAAAAGTTCGTTTATCTGCCGTATTAGATTGGAAACAAGGTGGACAAATGTATCACGGTACGTCAGGGCTTTTGAATGTCTATGGAGTGTCACAGCAATCAGCTGATTTAAGAAATGGTGATGGTTTCCTATTCGAATTACCAGCTGTGAAAGCTAATGGAGAAGTGAATGATATCATGATTGATGCACACCCTACTTTTGATAATGAAGGAATAGTAAATAATACTTCAACTTACGATTATTTTAACCGTTTGAGTAATATTTCTGAAGCATCTGTTCGTGGAACTTCATTTGTGAAATTGCGTGAAGTGGCTGTAGGTTATCCTGTTTATCAAAACTCGAAAATCAAAGTAGATGTGAACGCATTCGCACGTAACATTATTCTTTGGTCTGAACTTAAAGGTTTTGATCCAGAGGTTTCTCAAGGAAATACAAATATGTCAGGTGCATTTGAGCGTTTCTCTTTACCGGGAACATCAAGTTATGGTCTAGGTGTAAACATTAAATTCTAA